Within the Planctomycetota bacterium genome, the region ACGGGTTTATATTAACACAGAATGCTGAGGAAGAAGGGGTAGACGAGGATTTTATCGAAGATTTGGAGGGTTCGATAGAAGGATGGGAAGAAGAAGGGGAAGGGGCCGGTTTAGGTGAAGACCAGGGATTAAATGAGGATGACGGGATAGTAGAAGACGGGGAAGAAGAAATAGAAGAGCCGCTGCCAAAAGAACCTGTAAAACCTGAAGAGGTTATTCGCTCGTCGGATATTACGGTTTATAACCTGGATATCAACCAGATTGTGGCGCGTATTTGTTCGGAAAGGACGGGGAATGCTTCCAAAGGAGGCAAGGATGCCAATGGGATGCCTCTGATTATCTGGCTGGTTGATAATACTACTTATGTAAAGGATAAGAAATGCCACGAAGAGCTGTCCAAGGCTATTGATAAAACATTCCGTAAGGCTGGATCTTTTCAAATGGCGGTTGTCAAATTTTCCTCCAAGCCTGAAATAGTTGCCAAAGCCGATAAGGAACTTAAAAATGCCTGCAAGGCAATCAGTGAGATATGCCGGACGCCCGATGACAACCCGAAGGATTATTGCGAGGCAACCAGGTTTTGTGTCGAATCATTCAAAGATTATCCGCACAAAAAACACCTAGTCCTTTTTACGCTGCAAAACAATAACATAGAATATGATTTGGAAAAGACCCTGTCTATGCTCAAAGGGAATATGACGCTCGATGTCATAAGCGGCGGAGCGGGTTTCCAGGAGCATAATTTGTATGTATCAATACGCAAATCAGGCGGGCGTGTCTCGACTGATTCTGCGAATTCCGAGCTTCACAGGTATAGCCGCGCCGGTTCTTTTATCATCCCGCGTTATTTCCTTAATCAGTATGTCTCTTCCGGATATGGTTATTATGGCCTGGGCCGCCTGGCAGCCTATAGCGGCGGTAAATATTATATGTATTACCCGCCGGGCGGAGGGGATGCCAAATCTTTCTGCGAACTTCATAAGTGCATCTGGTGCGAGAAAAACCAGGCCCACGATTGCGGTACTTCTTATACCAAGCTTTTCCCGGCTTTGGGGCCGGCGCTGGTTTCCCGTCTTTATTATGAAGAGCTTTATAAATCGGACCCGCTTTACCAGTTTATTAAGGACGAAGGCAAAGCGATTGGCGTAATGGGTAATATCCCGCGCGATTTAAAAACAATCTTCAGCGAAGGGAAAAAGGCCTCCGCGGCCGTGCTTAAGCAGGTGGAATCGGTAATCAAAAAATACGACGAGCGGATTGCCGAAACGGAAAAGGTGCTGGAAGAAAACCGGGGAAAAGGTGTTTTACGGTTCAGGGCGCACGCCATGGTTGCGCTGGCACAATATTATGTCGAGCGTTTTAACCTGGAACAATATAAGGCCTATTTAGAGCAGTTGAAAAAACCCAAGAACGCCAACTGGGAAAACGGTTATATCGTAGGAAATGCCGATTGCCTTTGCCACCTGGAGTTCGCTTTCAAGGATAAAGATGACTATATCAAAACCAATCTCCGGCAGGATTTGAAAAAATCAGTAAAGATGATGACCGGCCGTAAAGAATTCAGGTTTTATGTTAAGGACGAAGACGGTGAGGAAAAATTGGCTAAAGCACTTGAGGGGGTTGCTAAAATTATCGTCCAGTGGAAAAATACCCCCTGGGAATTAGTTGCAAGAAGGATTCCTTTGGTGATTGAATTTGACATCAGCTATTCGTTTGCCCAATCCAGGGCGCGCCGTTCAAAGCCGCCTCCGCCGCCCGTTACGCCCAAGCCTTCTCCGACCCCGACTCCTTCGCCCACGCCGACGCCAACCCCTGACCCGGCACCTGCGCCGGCGCCTGCTCCCGGGCCTTCGCCCACGCCGACACCTACGCCTACCCCGACGAAATAGTCGGGTAATAAGTAGATAAGGAACTAAGTTGATAGGGATTAATTTTATTATTCCTCACCTGGCGCGTGTATTACCATTTCACTCTTGACAAGCGGCTTGTTTAGAAGTATACTCAATCCTATGAAGTATGTTGTGCTGATATGCGGTATGGTGTTATTGATTGCATCTTGTCAGACGGAGAAACCAGTAGCCAGGGAAGATCAAAACCCCTCGATACCCGCTACTCAATACTCGCTACTAATTTCCCAGCTCGGTGGCGATGATTGGGAAACACGGGAATCCGCTCAAAAGAAACTGGAAGACTGGCCCGCAGACACAATAGGCGAAATAGAACCGGCCGTTAAAGAAGCCGCAGAAAGCAATGACCCGGAAACCCGTACCCGTGCCATCCGTATTTATGACATAATTAAAATCAGAAAGCGGGTAAAGTTCTCCGATAGTTTCTTGAAGGAATTCCCTGATATCTACCGCGATTTAACTAAACTTGACGCAAGCGGCAGGTTTGGATGCCTTCAAAAGATTACTGGCACAAATCAAAAAGACATGTTTGAACCCATTAAATTTATATATAAAGATAAAGTATTAAACACTGATATTGCCGGTTTGATTGGCGAGATTATCCAAGATAATATTAAAGGAGTATCCGACAAACAGAAACAAATTATTCTCTCTATAGTTAGCGGTGAACTGTATCATGACCCGCTGTCTTCCAGCACGGATATTGAAGGAGGATGGTGCGATATCATCCCGGAAGCTGCTCCATACGTCATAAAACTTCTAAAAGATGATAACTATGTTTGCGCAAAAGCTGCGGAAGCTCTTGGAAAACTTGGGGCGAAAGAAGCTATTCCTAGAATAAAGGAACTTATGAACCGTCAAAATGAATATGTCCATATGTGCGCTGTCGTGGCTCTTGGCCGCCTTGGCGCCAAAGAAATTATTCCCGATTTAATGAAATTCTTAAAGTCCGGATACGTTCGCGGTTCAGTCGCTCAAGCCCTTGGTTATTTAGGAGTAAAAGAAGCCATACCTGATATAATAAAGCTCCTAAAGGATGGTGCTTGGGATGTTCGGTGGTCTGCGGTTAGCGCTCTTGGATTACTTAACGCTAAAGAATCTGTTCCCGAGATAATAAAACTCTTGGAAGACGAGCATCATGATGTTCGCCAGTGCGCTGTGAAAACGCTTGAGCAACTCGGCGACAAAGAAATTATTCCTGCAATGAGAAAATTATTAAATGACAAAGACCTGTATATGATAGGCTATGCTGTTATGACTCTTGCTAAGCTGGGAGATAAAGAATCAATCACAAAAATAATAAGGCTAATGGGATTTAATTATCCTGGTTATGGCGGACTTAGAGGGCTTTTTGCTATTGCACTCGTCGAGCTTGGCGCAAAGGATAAGGTAACCCAGGATATAGTAGATGATATTAATATCATCGCGGTAAATTGGCATGATGGTTACAAATCCCGCGCCCGCGCCGCGCTAAAGGAATTAGGCGTTTCCGATGAAGAAATAGAAAAGGCGAAGGAATGAAACTTCTATAGAGTATTCTCTGTGCACTCCGCGCCTCTGCGGGGATATCTACTTCCTCGCCACTTGTATATCCAATGGCTATCAAAAGTGGTAAATAGCTCTGAAACGGAAAGGATATAGACACTCGTACGGGACACATCGCTAATTCACTTTTGCGTTACTTTCATCTCCAGGTAAAAAAGCTTCACCGGGTCGTTGGCGAAATTGATAAACGACTTGCCGCCGGTTTCAAACGGGTATAAATTCAACGCCGGGTCAACAAACCCCTGCACCATCTCGTTGGTCTCGTCGTTCTGCACCTTGATTATATCCTGGCCGTAAGCGCTTTTGACAATAGCCGAGCCTGCCTGTATGATTCTCTGGTTAATCGCGGCTTTAAACGAGCCTTTCCTTCTTAGCTTGGTTAAACAGAACGGGTTGCCGGCAATCAGTTTGTCGGATGATTGCAAGATACCTTCCACAATCGAATCCGCGGTCAGCCATAAAGCGACTAATGGTGCAATCCCCAGCCCTTCCGCACGCGTGCCGGTAAACATAAGCGTCCGGGCGGCCATGCCTCGCGCGTAATTTTCCTTGCTGTGGTCAACCGCATCTTTGAACCGCTTGGCAGGAATCCCGTCAACCGTTTCGTATGCCGCGTCTATCTTGGACTGGTATTTTTTGTAGGAGCGGCTTAAGTTAGCCGAATGCTTGGTAATAATGTCATTGGCGTCCAGCCCGGCCCGGCTGACAAAATCAGGATGGACCATATTCCGGTATTTCTTGGTCGCCACCCCGACCAGGCGCGATTGGTAATCCTCCTCGTTCTTTATTTTCATCTTGCGTTTTTCGTTGATGCGTTCGGCATTGACGTGAAAACCGTCACGCCACTGTTCGGCAATCCTTTGCGGAGACCAATCGCTTGGGCTTAAGTGCCTTATAAAATGGGTTAGTATCTTGTCCGGCATATTCACCTCCTCGTTAATACTCACCGCCAAGACCCAAAGGTCATGAGGGATGAGCCTGTTATTCTTCACTCCCGCCGGGTAGGGGAGGGGGTTAAAATCCAAAGCAAGTTATAGCCCCGTGAGTAACCCGGCACAGGCTAATTATCAGGAATATCAATCCTGCGGCAATATTCCGTCCGCCAACAGATAAAGGCATTATAGAAATAAATTATGCATATGTCAAGAATAATTTATGCCAATCGTATCTCCCACCCAACAAGATATCCCAGCTATGATATGTGTATTAATCACATTAACTATGTGTAATACCAACAATATACCTATGTTGAGATAAGATAAACTATATTATGGTGTTAGATTAATAATATATAGTTATTAGATATGGTATATATAACAATAACACAAATAATGTGTAATATTAACACATAGAATATCTAATGCCTAACTATAGTATATATTATGGTTAGATAAGATTTAAGTAATAATAAGATATAATATAAGTAGATATAGCATTCGTATTATGTAGGGGGGACATACCCCCTATGTAGCACCCACATATAGTATAAATGGAGCATATGGTAGGTATGGGGAACCACGCTTAGTGATTGCCTTATGTGGATTATATGCTTGGCTGGTTATAAGGGGCGCTGTTATTAGAGTGCAGTGATATGCGTTAGAGTGATTATCCATTATGGAGAGTTAGTATGCAGGCACGGCTTTATGCGATTTAGGGATAAAGGAAACTTGGGTGGGGATTTATTTCCTCTTTGCCAGATGGGAGTGGTAAGTCCTGCCCCACCGGTTTTAACCCGTCCTCCGTAGCAGTCAGCAGCTGCTATTGCGGGGGGTTAGATATGGCGAATGCCGATGGTATTATTTAACCATTCCTTTTCTAATCTTTTCCCTGAACTTCTTTTCTTTGTCGGTTAATGCCCGAAAAGTAAGTTTATTAACCTCTTCCAGCCAATTAAGTTTCCATTCAGGCGAAGCATCGCGGAATTTACGTAATATTTCCTTCGGATATGTGTAAACAATACCTTTTTTCATAGGGTCATTTAGCCTTTTCCTTAGCAAGCGAATTCAACATTGCGATATCGGATAAATCAGTAGTTCGTCCTGCTTTCTTCTTCATCTTAATAAGGTCGGAAATTGCCACGATCGGGATTAATAAATTACGGGCACGTTTGGTTATTTTTCTTTTTAATGCCTGTTCCGGCTTTACAGGAGCAGTCACCAGAATATCAATTTCCTGGACAGGAATACGGTGGTGATAAAAGCTAAAAACCTTCATATTTTTCTCGGTTATCCATTGATGGCGTGTAAAGGGGTCTGCAATAAGTTCGGGATTTAACGGTAATTTCGACCTGTATCCTAAAGATTTTAATACTTTTACTAATTTCTTTACATTATCTTGGGTTAGGACAACTAATAAATCAAGGTCTTGCGTCATGCGTGGAATGCCATGTAAATTCACCGCAATCCCGCCAGCGACTACATATTTAACTTTTGCCTTATTAAGCGCCCTGAATACTTTTTCGTAGAACATAATAAGATATTTTAGTTAAAAGCGGGATAAAAGCAAGGAAATTATGAAGCGCCACTCGTTTATACCCATTTTATCTTTCATTATCTTCGGCGGAATCAACCGAACCATCCTCCTTTTCGGCGGGATGGCCTTCTGCGTAGGCGAGCGGCTTGCCAGAATATTTTTCCTGCTCCTAATCAAATGATTAACTGGCGAAACGATAGGGCTATAATGCCAGATAGGCGCATTAAACAGATAAACTGATAATCGGATGAGTTGTTATAATAGCGAAACATCAGGAATTCAATTTGCTAAGAGCCGTTTTTATATCGGGTACGATGTCAATTATCTTATCCACCCCCAGTAATCTAAATATATCTTTGACTTCTGAATGAGGGTTAACCAATATAATACTGCCTTTGTTTTCTTTGGTGACGGCGTGGACGCCCATGAAAATCCCGGCCCCGACACTGGTCATATAATTTACTTTAGACAGGTCAACGACGATTTTATATTTCCCCTCATTTATTAGCTTATTGACGGAATCTTCAAGTTGGCGGCATGAATAAACATCGATGGTCCCTTCGAGCGAAAATATGATGGCGTTCTTTTCCGTGTTTTCCTGGATTTCGATTTGTAGCATCTGGACAACCTCCTTTTTATTACGGTATCTTTTTAAAATACACGCAATAATTTCCATTCCAAAAGCTGGTTATTTGCCCCCTGCCTGCGCAACCAACCTGGTTCCCGTATCAATTGATATACAATTACGCCCAGCTTTTTTGCTTTGATACATCAATTTATCAGCTTTTTTTATTACTCCATCTACGGTATCGGTTGTTTTCCCGATAATCGCACCTATCGAGATGGTAAATTTGATATTATAAATACGAACCATAAATTTATGCTCTTCAACGGCACGGCGCAAGCGGTTTGCCAGGGTGGAAATTGAATCCTGGTTGATTCCCATGACGGTGGCAATAAATTCTTCTCCGCCCCAGCGCCCGAGTGAATCATATGGCCGTAAATTGCGCTTCAAGACGCCGGCGATAATCTTAAGCAGTTCATCGCCAGTATCATGCCCGTATTTATCGTTGACTTTTTTGAAATGATCGATATCGATAAAGAAAATCCCGAATTTCCATGAATAACGGGAAAGCTCATCCAGCCGCCTTTGGATATTCATTTCCAAATAGCGCCGGTTGCCTACCCCGGTCAGAGGATCAATATACGCCAGCAGTTCTTGTTCCGTCGCATATTTGATGCCGGCCATTTTATAGATATTAACACAAGACAGGCCCACCGCGCCGATAATTTGATTATGCGCATTTTTGAGCGGTGCGGCACGCAGGTAAATCGGCACCTGGTAGCCGTCTTTGTGATGAAGGTAAAATTCTTTTTCGTCGGCGCAGCCATATTTTATGGAATTTAATAGAATACATTGTTTTTGGTTGCAGGAATGGTCGCCGCTGCGGTCGAAATAGAAGAATTTTTTATTAGTACAGGGATGCCCGGTCACCGTTTGAGACCTTATCCCGGTTATTTTTTCCATAGATCTGTTCCAGTACCTGATTTTCGCCTTGTTATCTATGACATACACTCCGTGAGAAATATTATCTAAAATATTCTTACAGAAATTACGACTCATATTCATATTCTTTCCCTTTCCGCAGTAAATTATGGGCTCGTAAAACGCTGTATAATGAGTATTTCACAAAAAATGCGACAAAATCCCTCCCTTGTTAATTTCATTTCTAAAAAAGACACTACCTAAGTGCTAAGGTAATAACCGGTCTCCCCGTAAAAACTAAAAGGCCAACCCCCCTTTATTACAACAAAACGAGCTGTTGGCAATGCGTGTGTTTTTCAATAGGTGCGGCAACTCGTAATAATTCTTGTAGAGTGTTTTGCCTGGCGCTGAATTTTTAATGGTGTCATCCGGATAAAGTTTATTCTTTGTCCCAAAGTAAAAATCCGAAAATATTTTTTTCGTTCGTTTCATATTGAACTCGTAATATAATAAATATACACTATATTCCTGTTTTGTCAAGGGAAATTTTTTGCAATGCCGATTTTTTTTAGTGTAATCGGCTGCGATAACTTTTGATTAGGGGTTTTCATCGCTTTCCTGCTTACGCGATTAAGTTTGTGAGTGGCTTTTAGCCTTCGCCCGTGTTTTGCCGATATACAGTATTATGGTCGTTTCCCGGAAATTGCGTATTGTAAGCGCATCTCTTGCGTTATTAGCTCTGCTTCTGTCTATAAGCGCCGTGATGATGAACCATAGCATCGCTTCTGGATATAGCAATCGTATCTATGATATTAATGAGGTGCCAGCGTGCGAGGTCGGTCTGGTTCTTGGGGCTTTAGTCTGGAACAGCGGCCAGCCTTCCGATATCCTTGAAGACAGGTTGCTGACAGCAATCGAATTATATAGGCTCGGCAAGGTGAAGAAACTCCTGATATCTGGTGACCACGGCACCAAGCAATATGACGAAGTCAATGTGATGAAGGCGTTCATGCTTAAATGCGGTGTAAAGTGCGAGGATATTTTCATGGACCATGCGGGTTTTCGCACCTACGACAGCTGTTACCGGGCGCGGGATGTCTTCGGCGTCCGTTCCATGGTTGTTATTACCAACGAATTCCATCTCCCGCGCGCGCTATATATTGCCAATAAGATGGGGATTGGCGCGGTGGGGGTGAAATCAGACCGGCGCAGGTATCTCAGCGCCAATTATAACAATGCGCGCGAATTCCTGGCCTGTTGCAAGGCGTATCTGGATGTTAATATTATAAAGCCATTGCCGAAATATCTTGGAGTTCGGATTGACATCCACGGCAACGGTGAAGTCACACAGGATTGAATTGTTTCTCCTTTTGTCCTACCGGTTTAATACATCTCTTGTCGGCAAAACGCAACAATTGTAGGCTTTTGGCTACAACTTGTATTATGATTCTGTCTTATTCGTCATGAGGTGTTTTATCGTAACCGCTGTGTTTACATTCGGTTATAGCAATAAAAAAAACTATGGTGTTGCAGAAAAACTTGGCACGATATTTGCTATATATTAATATAGGGTGATAAGCAACTTAAACTGGCTGAAATGAAAATTATGGATAGAGCAATTAGCTTTCTGAAGAAGAATAACTTCCGAAACCGGAATAATTTGTCATGTCCACCGTTAACGCCAAGCGATATTCTTACTGTGAAAGGCAAGCCTTCATTAAAAGTAATTAAGCCGTATAAGAAACAAAATGTGCTTGTTGAGCAGGCAGAACAGGAATGGATTTATGTGATTCTTAACCCAATGAAATCAAAAGAACATTATTTTTTCAAGGGTGGTTATTTAGTTAACTGGAAAAAAACCGCGTTGTAGTTGATAAAAGGATGATGGAATGCCGTATCCGAATATAAATTTAGGCCCTAACGAATAAGGAGCCGGTTTATGAAAAGCAAAAACCATAAAGAAATGATTCCTGTTTTAATGTTGCTTTTTCTGGCATGTTTTATGATTTATCCGGCAGGAAGGAATTTATTCCTCTTTGCCCAGACCCAAATGGTTTTTAGCTTTACCGAATCTTTTTCAAACAACAACTATAAAGATGTTGTCAATACCACGGCTAACTGGAATACCGTGACAGGTTTGGTGTCCCTCATCAGCGGCGGTTCGTCAAATATATGGGATACGACAAAGCCTACCACTACAAATGCCCCGACCGCCAGAGCAAATTTCAGCGCTGTCTGGACAGGCTCCAAAATGATTGTTTGGGGCGGGCAAGATAGCGGAGGTTTTAAAAATAATGGCGGTGTCTACGACCCGGCAACTAACACCTGGGATACGACAAAACCAACTACTACTAATGCCCCTTCTGCGCGAGGATATCACCGTGCTGTCTGGACAGGCTCAAAAATGATTGTCTGGGGAGGCTGGAATGGCAGTTCTGATTTGAATAACGGCGGTATCTATGACCCGGCGACCGATACTTGGGATACGACTAAACCTACCACTACCGGTGCTCCTACGGCAAGGGATTGTTTCAGTGTAGTTTGGGATAGCGCTAATAATAAAATGATTATCTGGGGTGGTTGGATAGATGCCAGCCAAAGTGATGTAAATAATGGCGGTATCTGGACATTATCAACCAACACCTGGGATACGACCAAACCTACCACTACTGGCGCCCCTTCTGCAAGAGAGTCACATAATGCAGTTTGGGATAGTCTTAATAACAAGATGCTTGTCTGGGGTGGTGCATGGTATGATGTTGACTTTGAAGAATATAGCTGTTATAATAACGGAGGTTCGTATAATCCGGCAACCAATACATGGGATTTAACTAAACCCACTTCTACCGGTGCTCCTACAGCAAGGTTAGCCCATAGTGCGGTTTGGGACAGCACTAACAATAAGATGATTGTTTGGGGCGGTGATGACAGTTTTGACGGTGTAGGATATAATAACGGCGGATTTTATAATCCAGCAACTAATACATGGGATTTGACTAAACCGACTACCACCGGCGCGCCTAATAACACCAGGCATGATGCCGTATATACCGGAACTAAGATGATTGTTTGGGGTGGCTGGAGCGGAGCGGCTTACCAAAACACGGGCGCTTTTTACATAATTTCCGCCAGCGAATATACGACACCGGCAATTGCCCGTTCTTTGACGGTGGATAACACACCGGATACGATTAATTCTGTAATACTATCTGTTTCCGCAACTTTGCCAGCAAATACAACGATTACCTATGAAATCACCGCTAATTCCGGCACAAATTGGTATCAGGTAACACCAACGAATGATTTCGCTATTCCAGTCGTAGGTCGGGCAAGCGATCTCAGGTGGCGGGCGAATCTTTCCACCGCAGATAGCCAGCAGACGCCGTTATTGGATTGGGTAACTATTACATATTCCACCGCCGCAGTGGTTACGACTTCCAATTGGACCGCATTAACTAACGGTAACACGCCGGTAAGAATGGGACAGTCTGTCTGTCATGTTAAATTTAATATGAAAACGGATTTTGGCACGGCATACTGGAAACGTTTCCGCATAGATAAAGGCATTACTGGTGTTACTACTCCCGTTCCTGATAATAAAATAGAAGTGCAAATATGGGTGGAAAATAATAACAACGGGTTCTG harbors:
- a CDS encoding YdcF family protein, encoding MVVSRKLRIVSASLALLALLLSISAVMMNHSIASGYSNRIYDINEVPACEVGLVLGALVWNSGQPSDILEDRLLTAIELYRLGKVKKLLISGDHGTKQYDEVNVMKAFMLKCGVKCEDIFMDHAGFRTYDSCYRARDVFGVRSMVVITNEFHLPRALYIANKMGIGAVGVKSDRRRYLSANYNNAREFLACCKAYLDVNIIKPLPKYLGVRIDIHGNGEVTQD
- a CDS encoding sensor domain-containing diguanylate cyclase; the protein is MSRNFCKNILDNISHGVYVIDNKAKIRYWNRSMEKITGIRSQTVTGHPCTNKKFFYFDRSGDHSCNQKQCILLNSIKYGCADEKEFYLHHKDGYQVPIYLRAAPLKNAHNQIIGAVGLSCVNIYKMAGIKYATEQELLAYIDPLTGVGNRRYLEMNIQRRLDELSRYSWKFGIFFIDIDHFKKVNDKYGHDTGDELLKIIAGVLKRNLRPYDSLGRWGGEEFIATVMGINQDSISTLANRLRRAVEEHKFMVRIYNIKFTISIGAIIGKTTDTVDGVIKKADKLMYQSKKAGRNCISIDTGTRLVAQAGGK
- a CDS encoding STAS domain-containing protein → MLQIEIQENTEKNAIIFSLEGTIDVYSCRQLEDSVNKLINEGKYKIVVDLSKVNYMTSVGAGIFMGVHAVTKENKGSIILVNPHSEVKDIFRLLGVDKIIDIVPDIKTALSKLNS
- a CDS encoding HEAT repeat domain-containing protein — translated: MTSGLFRSILNPMKYVVLICGMVLLIASCQTEKPVAREDQNPSIPATQYSLLISQLGGDDWETRESAQKKLEDWPADTIGEIEPAVKEAAESNDPETRTRAIRIYDIIKIRKRVKFSDSFLKEFPDIYRDLTKLDASGRFGCLQKITGTNQKDMFEPIKFIYKDKVLNTDIAGLIGEIIQDNIKGVSDKQKQIILSIVSGELYHDPLSSSTDIEGGWCDIIPEAAPYVIKLLKDDNYVCAKAAEALGKLGAKEAIPRIKELMNRQNEYVHMCAVVALGRLGAKEIIPDLMKFLKSGYVRGSVAQALGYLGVKEAIPDIIKLLKDGAWDVRWSAVSALGLLNAKESVPEIIKLLEDEHHDVRQCAVKTLEQLGDKEIIPAMRKLLNDKDLYMIGYAVMTLAKLGDKESITKIIRLMGFNYPGYGGLRGLFAIALVELGAKDKVTQDIVDDINIIAVNWHDGYKSRARAALKELGVSDEEIEKAKE